A section of the Petrimonas sulfuriphila genome encodes:
- a CDS encoding AMP-binding protein, giving the protein MDSITIEGIRYPREELVSETPPRFATRSPFHHKLSLFLREWYSPSLLLTLHTSGSTGKPKEIIVRKDQMLQSAAITCDYLGLKTGDTALLCLPLEYIAGKMMVVRALYGGFNLLVADPSGHPLTEDRQQINFAAMVPLQVYNSLQRKEEKERLTRIDRLIIGGGAIDPQLEEALKDLPNAIYSTYGMTETVSHIALRRISGKEADDRYTPLPGVQVKLSDEGTLVINAPRVADKPLTTNDIAEIGTTGTFRILGRKDNVVISGGIKIQIEAVEATLRPHIDGPVVFTSVPHPKLGEALVLLITPASAIARAREICSRHLPRLQQPLHILMVEAIPQTGNGKTDRAAAKRMASKRIPMPGIS; this is encoded by the coding sequence ATGGATAGCATAACGATTGAGGGGATCCGCTATCCCCGGGAAGAGTTAGTTAGTGAAACTCCTCCGAGGTTTGCCACACGGTCGCCCTTCCACCATAAACTCTCGCTTTTTCTGAGAGAGTGGTACTCTCCCTCTCTACTGCTCACGTTGCATACATCAGGCTCCACCGGTAAACCGAAAGAGATAATAGTACGTAAGGATCAGATGCTGCAGAGCGCGGCGATCACCTGCGATTACCTGGGATTGAAAACGGGTGACACGGCACTGCTCTGCCTGCCGTTGGAGTACATTGCCGGGAAGATGATGGTGGTGCGCGCGCTCTACGGTGGTTTCAATTTGTTGGTAGCAGATCCGTCCGGCCATCCGCTTACGGAAGACAGGCAACAGATCAACTTTGCCGCAATGGTTCCACTGCAGGTATACAACTCCCTGCAAAGGAAAGAGGAGAAAGAACGGCTCACAAGAATCGACAGGCTGATTATTGGCGGAGGGGCTATCGACCCGCAACTGGAAGAAGCGCTGAAAGATCTCCCCAACGCCATCTACTCCACCTACGGAATGACCGAGACGGTATCACACATTGCGTTGCGCAGAATCAGCGGCAAAGAGGCCGACGATCGGTATACTCCTCTACCGGGCGTTCAGGTGAAACTGTCGGACGAAGGAACGCTGGTGATCAATGCCCCGCGGGTAGCCGATAAGCCACTAACTACCAACGATATCGCGGAGATAGGGACAACGGGAACTTTCCGCATCCTGGGTAGAAAAGACAATGTAGTCATCAGCGGAGGTATCAAAATACAGATAGAAGCGGTAGAAGCGACATTGCGTCCACATATAGACGGGCCGGTTGTATTTACCTCCGTACCACACCCGAAGCTGGGCGAGGCATTGGTGTTGCTGATTACACCAGCATCAGCTATTGCCCGGGCCAGGGAGATATGCTCGCGCCACTTACCCCGCTTGCAACAACCGTTGCATATTCTTATGGTGGAGGCAATTCCACAAACCGGAAACGGAAAAACTGATCGGGCTGCAGCAAAAAGAATGGCATCGAAACGGATTCCAATGCCAGGTATATCTTAG
- a CDS encoding glycoside hydrolase family 3 C-terminal domain-containing protein translates to MKLSVISMTGVLAVILFASCGSPSAGKSGVGRWVSYSGDKDVEKRVDSVLALMTLEEKIGQMTQFSANWSITGPVMSDDFKPYLEKGLVGSIFNATSVEGIRKMQEVAVEKTRLGIPILFGQDVIHGYKTIFPIPLAEACSWDLEMMRRTAEIAAIEAASDGINWTFAPMVDIARDARWGRVMEGAGEDPYLGSRIAEARVIGFQGGADGKALGELHTLLATGKHLAAYGAAESGRDYNPAELSEHTLRNIYLPPYKAAIDAGVGTMMASFNEINGVPATADKWLMTDILRGEWDFTGFVVSDYTGINELVPHGVAEDEKQAAELAVNAGIDMDMTGATFIKYLSQSVREGKVSEEVINNAARRILEIKFLLGLFDNPYRYLDEERAKQNTMTPEFMETARKAVTSSVVLLKNDNRLLPITKESGKTVALIGPLMNDSINLNGEWAGLGDRNKSVPILKGLMEKYRDTSVKLLFAEGSSITGTTPGKIAEAVSVARRADLVIAAMGEDFNWSGEAAVRTDIRLPEPQRELLKALKATGKPLVLISLSGRPLDLSWEDENMDAILQAWFPGTQAGHGIADVIAGDYNPSGKLVMSFPRNVGQIPIYYNQKNTGRPVDLSNESTDYKSNYLDTSITPLYPFGYGLSYTTFSISNVSADKSSIRTTGDKMVVTAHVQNTGDIDGELVVQVYVRDLVGSVTRPVKELKGFQKTALKAGETKQVNFELKSEDLAFYGTDGKKKTEAGDFVLWVAQSSADNSNRIRFSANTPDNAR, encoded by the coding sequence ATGAAGCTAAGCGTTATTTCAATGACAGGTGTGTTGGCGGTAATTCTGTTCGCATCTTGCGGATCACCCTCAGCCGGAAAATCAGGTGTAGGAAGGTGGGTGAGCTACAGCGGCGACAAAGATGTAGAGAAAAGAGTCGATTCGGTTCTGGCCCTGATGACCCTGGAGGAGAAGATCGGACAAATGACACAGTTCTCCGCTAATTGGTCCATCACGGGCCCGGTTATGTCGGACGACTTCAAGCCTTACCTTGAAAAAGGACTTGTAGGCAGCATTTTCAATGCTACCTCGGTAGAGGGTATACGGAAAATGCAGGAAGTTGCCGTTGAAAAAACACGATTAGGTATCCCTATCCTCTTCGGGCAGGATGTAATCCACGGATACAAGACCATCTTTCCCATTCCACTGGCGGAAGCCTGTTCCTGGGATCTGGAAATGATGCGTAGAACCGCAGAAATTGCTGCTATTGAAGCGGCTTCGGACGGAATCAACTGGACTTTTGCCCCGATGGTGGATATTGCTCGTGATGCGCGTTGGGGGCGTGTAATGGAAGGTGCCGGTGAAGATCCCTACCTGGGCAGCAGGATTGCTGAAGCACGCGTCATCGGATTTCAGGGGGGAGCGGACGGCAAGGCACTGGGAGAGCTACACACCCTGCTGGCCACGGGAAAACACCTGGCAGCTTACGGTGCCGCCGAATCGGGCAGGGACTACAACCCTGCCGAATTGTCGGAACACACCCTCAGAAATATTTATCTCCCGCCCTATAAGGCCGCAATAGATGCCGGGGTGGGCACGATGATGGCATCCTTCAACGAAATCAACGGTGTGCCGGCAACGGCAGACAAGTGGCTGATGACCGACATACTGCGCGGAGAATGGGACTTTACCGGCTTTGTGGTAAGCGACTACACCGGTATAAATGAGCTGGTGCCTCATGGGGTTGCCGAAGATGAGAAGCAGGCTGCAGAGCTGGCCGTCAACGCCGGTATCGACATGGACATGACCGGTGCTACCTTTATCAAATATCTTTCTCAATCGGTGAGGGAAGGAAAAGTATCAGAAGAAGTGATCAACAACGCAGCAAGGCGTATCCTGGAGATAAAGTTCCTGTTGGGACTGTTCGATAATCCTTACCGCTATCTTGATGAAGAGCGCGCTAAACAGAATACAATGACTCCGGAATTTATGGAAACGGCACGAAAGGCCGTTACCTCTTCGGTGGTGCTCCTGAAAAACGACAACCGGCTACTGCCCATCACAAAAGAGAGCGGAAAGACGGTTGCGCTGATTGGCCCCCTGATGAACGACTCCATCAACCTGAACGGTGAATGGGCCGGCCTGGGGGACCGTAATAAGAGTGTCCCTATTCTCAAAGGGCTCATGGAAAAATATAGAGACACTTCGGTAAAGTTGCTCTTTGCAGAAGGATCCTCCATCACCGGAACAACGCCCGGCAAGATTGCCGAAGCGGTGTCCGTCGCACGTAGAGCAGACTTGGTGATCGCCGCGATGGGAGAAGATTTCAACTGGTCGGGTGAAGCCGCCGTACGAACCGACATCCGCCTGCCGGAGCCGCAACGTGAACTGTTAAAAGCGTTAAAGGCGACCGGGAAACCCCTTGTGTTGATTTCCCTGAGCGGACGCCCTCTCGACCTGTCCTGGGAAGATGAAAATATGGATGCTATCCTTCAGGCATGGTTCCCGGGAACACAGGCCGGTCACGGCATTGCCGACGTGATAGCCGGCGACTACAACCCCTCAGGAAAGCTGGTAATGTCGTTCCCCAGGAACGTGGGACAGATCCCCATCTATTACAACCAGAAAAATACCGGCAGACCGGTAGACCTTTCAAACGAATCGACCGATTACAAGTCGAACTACCTAGACACCTCCATCACCCCCCTCTATCCCTTTGGTTACGGATTGAGTTACACCACATTTTCCATCAGCAACGTGAGTGCAGATAAATCATCGATAAGGACAACCGGAGACAAGATGGTAGTTACGGCTCATGTCCAAAACACAGGCGACATTGACGGAGAGCTGGTGGTACAAGTCTATGTGCGCGATCTGGTGGGCAGCGTCACCCGTCCCGTGAAAGAGCTGAAGGGGTTTCAGAAGACAGCCCTCAAAGCCGGTGAAACCAAGCAGGTTAATTTCGAGTTGAAATCCGAAGACCTGGCTTTCTACGGTACCGACGGAAAGAAGAAGACAGAGGCTGGCGATTTTGTACTGTGGGTAGCCCAGAGTTCGGCAGACAACAGCAATAGAATTCGTTTTTCTGCAAACACCCCGGATAACGCGAGATAA
- a CDS encoding o-succinylbenzoate synthase yields MFTTEIIPHTLRFKQPAGTSRGVYREHRVWYVLFRNNNDPSHMGIGECAPLPDLSCDYDDNYAETLSRFCRITEEQQQVETELLRRYPSILFGLETALRHYLQHSWQLWNSPFSRGEEGIPINGLIWMGSFDRMKQQAKNLLEKGFRCIKLKIGAIDFDQELELLRYIRISHPSLTLRVDANGGFAPQEAGEKLQRLAPLKIHSIEQPIRAGQWEEMAQLCNATPLPIALDEELIGIHYPDEKRRLLETIQPQYIILKPSLHGGISGCNEWIALARKLGIGWWITSALESNIGLNSIAQWCATLGNPLPQGLGTGSLYLNNLPLPLEIRDDSLWFKTSGNFPDKPLQEYG; encoded by the coding sequence GTGTTTACTACCGAGATCATCCCTCACACACTTCGGTTCAAACAACCAGCCGGCACTTCACGCGGCGTATACCGCGAGCACCGGGTCTGGTATGTGCTGTTTCGTAACAACAATGACCCTTCCCACATGGGTATCGGCGAGTGTGCACCGTTACCGGACCTGAGTTGCGACTATGACGACAACTACGCAGAGACACTCAGCCGCTTCTGTCGGATCACGGAGGAACAGCAGCAGGTGGAAACTGAACTGCTGCGCCGCTACCCCTCCATCCTCTTCGGACTGGAGACAGCCCTACGGCATTACCTGCAACATTCATGGCAACTGTGGAATAGCCCTTTCAGCCGCGGCGAGGAGGGTATTCCCATCAACGGACTGATCTGGATGGGAAGCTTTGACAGGATGAAGCAGCAGGCTAAGAACCTGCTTGAGAAGGGGTTTCGCTGCATCAAGCTGAAGATTGGGGCCATCGACTTCGATCAGGAGCTTGAATTGCTTCGTTATATCCGTATCAGCCATCCCAGTCTAACCCTCCGAGTGGATGCCAACGGTGGATTTGCACCCCAGGAGGCAGGGGAGAAACTGCAAAGGCTGGCTCCATTGAAAATTCACTCCATCGAACAGCCCATCCGGGCGGGGCAGTGGGAGGAGATGGCCCAGCTCTGTAATGCCACACCCCTGCCCATCGCGTTGGATGAGGAGCTCATCGGTATCCATTATCCGGATGAGAAGAGGAGACTGCTGGAAACGATACAACCGCAGTATATCATCCTGAAACCCTCACTGCATGGCGGCATCAGCGGCTGCAACGAATGGATCGCACTGGCTCGAAAGCTGGGAATCGGCTGGTGGATTACCTCCGCCCTGGAATCCAATATCGGGCTCAACAGCATCGCCCAGTGGTGCGCCACCCTCGGCAACCCCCTGCCTCAGGGACTCGGCACCGGCTCGCTATACCTCAACAACCTCCCCCTACCATTGGAGATCAGGGACGACAGTCTATGGTTTAAAACGTCAGGGAACTTTCCCGACAAACCCCTGCAGGAGTATGGATAG
- a CDS encoding isochorismate synthase, with the protein MSGEEKYLTLDALIEQDACFAIYRLPGEQAPRFAMQTGENALLLNDVEELNGQHGFVIAPFRITASSPLILIRPDCTDLCEANTNFRNKKWGKTDTELQKKSKKSDYSLIFQRFHEPLLTGEMEKLVLSRNRTMEREEAFSPGRSFFRATEKYPHSFVYLLHTPQSGTWLGSSPEILLAGSGNEWKTVALAGTRYPNSGKVSWDDKNLREQHLVTSYILKQLTSFQLAPEINGPYTIKAGALAHLRTDFSFSLPDNRKIGTLLKALHPTPAVSGLPKEKAFEFIADHEGYDRSYYTGFLGILDPSAETNLYVNLRCMQIGRSWLTLFAGSGLLASSTFRDEWKETEQKLKTMASIVK; encoded by the coding sequence ATGAGCGGAGAGGAGAAATACCTGACTCTGGATGCACTGATTGAACAGGATGCCTGCTTTGCAATATACCGGCTACCTGGAGAACAGGCTCCCCGTTTTGCGATGCAGACCGGCGAAAATGCCCTGCTGTTGAACGACGTCGAAGAGTTGAACGGTCAGCACGGGTTTGTCATCGCACCCTTCCGGATAACGGCCTCGTCGCCGCTCATCCTAATACGTCCCGATTGTACGGATCTCTGCGAGGCAAACACCAACTTTAGGAACAAAAAGTGGGGGAAGACAGATACAGAGTTACAGAAAAAGAGCAAAAAATCCGACTACAGCCTTATTTTTCAGCGGTTTCATGAACCACTTCTTACCGGTGAAATGGAAAAACTGGTCCTGTCAAGGAATCGGACGATGGAGAGGGAAGAGGCTTTTTCACCGGGACGATCCTTTTTCAGGGCGACAGAAAAGTATCCCCACTCCTTTGTATACCTGCTCCATACCCCCCAAAGCGGCACCTGGCTGGGAAGCTCACCGGAGATACTTCTGGCAGGCTCAGGAAACGAGTGGAAAACAGTTGCCCTGGCGGGCACGCGATACCCCAATTCAGGAAAAGTATCGTGGGACGACAAAAATCTCCGTGAACAACACCTGGTCACATCCTACATCTTGAAACAACTGACGTCCTTTCAACTGGCTCCGGAAATAAACGGCCCATACACCATCAAAGCAGGGGCCCTGGCCCATCTGCGGACTGACTTCAGTTTCTCACTTCCCGACAACCGGAAAATTGGAACCTTGTTAAAGGCGCTCCACCCTACTCCCGCAGTATCCGGGCTTCCCAAAGAGAAAGCTTTTGAATTCATAGCGGATCATGAAGGGTACGACCGCAGTTACTACACCGGTTTTTTAGGCATACTGGATCCGTCGGCAGAGACAAACCTGTACGTCAACCTCCGGTGCATGCAGATTGGAAGAAGCTGGCTCACATTATTTGCTGGCAGCGGACTGCTCGCCTCCTCAACGTTCCGGGATGAATGGAAGGAGACGGAACAGAAACTCAAGACAATGGCAAGCATCGTTAAATAA
- a CDS encoding beta-glucosidase: protein MIRIFLPLITLLILLSGCSDKKNEQNETPKPETRPLTFASDEAFLDFIQQAHINYMWDGAEKTSGLAPERMHIDGNYPENDADVITTGGSGFGIAGLVVGIERGFIPRTDGVARLHRIVDYLAKADRFHGIWPHWIHGPTGKVKPFGLKDNGGDLVESAFLMQGLLCVREYFKDGSENEKQLATKIDGLWREMEWNWYLNGKDVLYWHWSPEYGWEMNFPLEGYNECLITYILAASSPTHPISASAYHNGWARGGAIRSSAVAYGLPLILKHNGAEEYGGPLFWAHYSYIGLNPKGLKDQYADYWEVNTNQARINYNYCKQNPKGFQGYGENCWGLTASYSVNGYSAHMPVKNDLGVITPTAALSSFPYTPEESMKALKHFYVELGDSIWGKYGFYDAFSIQDNWYPQRYLAIDQLTIAPMIENHRSGLLWNLFMGAPEIQKGLQNLGFEFLNN from the coding sequence ATGATCAGAATATTTTTACCCCTTATCACTCTGCTCATCCTCTTGTCGGGATGTTCCGACAAGAAGAACGAACAAAACGAAACTCCCAAACCGGAAACACGCCCGCTCACTTTCGCTTCCGATGAGGCGTTTCTCGACTTTATCCAGCAAGCGCACATCAATTATATGTGGGACGGAGCGGAAAAGACTTCAGGATTAGCTCCGGAACGCATGCATATTGATGGGAACTATCCCGAAAACGATGCCGATGTAATTACCACCGGAGGCAGCGGTTTTGGAATTGCCGGACTTGTTGTCGGGATTGAGCGGGGGTTTATTCCACGTACCGACGGCGTAGCACGGTTACACCGAATTGTCGATTACCTGGCAAAAGCCGACCGATTCCACGGCATATGGCCTCATTGGATTCATGGCCCAACCGGCAAAGTGAAACCGTTTGGGCTAAAAGACAACGGTGGCGACCTGGTGGAAAGTGCTTTTCTGATGCAGGGATTGCTTTGCGTCCGGGAGTATTTCAAGGACGGGAGTGAGAATGAGAAGCAACTGGCCACCAAAATCGACGGACTTTGGCGGGAGATGGAATGGAACTGGTACCTCAACGGCAAAGATGTATTATACTGGCATTGGAGTCCCGAATACGGATGGGAGATGAATTTTCCGCTGGAGGGTTACAACGAGTGCCTCATTACCTATATCCTGGCCGCATCCTCACCTACACACCCGATCTCCGCTTCGGCCTATCACAACGGCTGGGCCCGTGGTGGAGCTATCCGGAGCAGTGCCGTGGCCTACGGGTTGCCACTTATTCTCAAACACAACGGTGCTGAAGAGTACGGCGGCCCTCTTTTCTGGGCGCACTATTCGTATATAGGACTGAACCCGAAAGGATTAAAAGACCAATACGCCGATTACTGGGAGGTTAATACAAACCAGGCACGTATCAATTATAACTATTGTAAACAAAATCCCAAAGGATTCCAGGGATACGGGGAGAATTGCTGGGGGTTGACCGCCAGCTACTCGGTGAACGGATACTCGGCGCATATGCCTGTAAAGAATGATTTGGGCGTCATAACACCAACGGCGGCTTTATCCAGTTTTCCTTATACGCCCGAAGAATCGATGAAAGCGTTAAAACATTTCTATGTTGAACTGGGCGACAGTATCTGGGGAAAATACGGATTTTACGATGCATTCAGCATCCAGGACAATTGGTATCCGCAGAGGTACCTGGCCATCGACCAACTGACCATTGCCCCGATGATTGAGAACCACCGCAGCGGACTGCTGTGGAACCTCTTCATGGGTGCCCCTGAGATACAAAAAGGCCTTCAAAACCTGGGATTTGAATTTTTGAATAATTGA
- the menD gene encoding 2-succinyl-5-enolpyruvyl-6-hydroxy-3-cyclohexene-1-carboxylic-acid synthase, with translation MYSDKKSVLQLVALLKAHGITQLVLSPGSRNAPLIHSFTADNDFTCYSVVDERSAGFFALGIIQARQQPVAVCCTSGTAALNLGPAVAEAYYQQLPLLVISADRPSAWIGQSDGQTIPQSGMFEGMVLRSVQLPEVKDEEEEWHCNRLINEAILSLDNNGIFGPAHINIPLSEPLFSFGYKQLPQVRVIRRSKGILTLPQKEEESYTTRYRLATKKMIIVGQLPPGHGLAELLQKISDEQGVVVLADRLSNIPTGPFDRFDAMLRTSDEEELLELVPELVIMLGGHIVSKRLKQFIRKTGVNALWQVTPSGEVSDTFQKLTDVIRCDPAAFLQRLATLSAESIENRYRERWENAVVTITPPEATYSDIGITGHFLRQLPGGSALHLANSQAVYLTQQFNLPAGVDLFCNRGTNGIEGSLSTAVGYAAASERLTFLLTGDMSFFYDMNGLWNRHLSPHLRILLNNNGGGGIFHTLPGLNRSEALDGFVAAAHTTEARTWAEQRGFLCLTARNTEELQQQLPLFMNHKGDRPVLLEVFTSMEENSKHIASYYQQLKNNRK, from the coding sequence ATGTATTCAGACAAGAAGAGCGTATTACAACTGGTGGCCCTGCTTAAAGCTCACGGCATTACCCAACTTGTGCTCTCTCCCGGATCACGTAACGCACCGCTGATCCACTCCTTTACAGCAGACAACGACTTCACCTGCTACAGTGTGGTAGATGAACGAAGCGCCGGCTTCTTTGCCCTGGGAATAATACAGGCACGGCAACAACCGGTGGCGGTATGCTGCACCTCCGGCACGGCAGCGCTCAACCTGGGCCCTGCCGTGGCAGAAGCCTACTATCAGCAACTACCGCTGCTGGTAATCTCTGCCGACCGACCGTCGGCATGGATCGGCCAAAGCGACGGACAGACCATTCCCCAAAGCGGCATGTTTGAAGGGATGGTACTCCGGTCGGTACAACTACCGGAGGTTAAGGATGAAGAAGAGGAGTGGCACTGCAACCGGCTAATCAACGAGGCAATCCTGTCCCTCGACAATAATGGCATCTTCGGTCCGGCGCATATCAATATTCCCCTCTCTGAGCCGCTCTTCTCGTTTGGGTACAAACAACTCCCGCAAGTAAGGGTGATCCGCCGCTCAAAGGGAATACTCACCCTTCCACAGAAGGAGGAAGAGTCCTACACAACCCGTTACCGACTGGCAACCAAAAAGATGATTATCGTAGGACAGTTGCCTCCCGGCCACGGACTCGCAGAATTGCTGCAAAAAATATCGGATGAGCAGGGGGTGGTGGTGCTGGCCGATCGGCTCTCCAATATACCTACCGGCCCTTTTGACCGTTTCGACGCAATGCTTCGTACGTCGGATGAAGAGGAGTTGCTGGAGCTGGTTCCCGAACTGGTAATCATGCTGGGAGGCCACATTGTCTCCAAACGGCTGAAGCAGTTTATCCGCAAAACCGGCGTCAACGCACTCTGGCAGGTTACTCCATCGGGTGAAGTGAGCGACACTTTCCAGAAACTGACTGACGTCATCCGGTGTGACCCTGCCGCTTTCTTGCAACGGCTAGCAACATTGTCGGCCGAAAGCATAGAAAACCGCTACCGGGAACGCTGGGAGAACGCCGTAGTGACGATCACACCTCCGGAAGCGACCTACTCCGACATCGGCATAACCGGTCACTTCCTACGACAACTACCGGGAGGATCTGCCCTACACCTAGCCAACAGCCAGGCCGTCTACCTGACGCAGCAGTTTAACCTCCCAGCCGGTGTTGACCTCTTCTGCAACCGAGGCACCAACGGTATCGAGGGTTCGCTCTCTACTGCCGTGGGTTATGCCGCCGCATCGGAAAGGCTCACCTTTCTATTGACAGGTGATATGAGTTTTTTTTATGATATGAATGGACTCTGGAACCGGCATTTATCACCCCACCTGCGCATCTTGCTGAACAACAACGGTGGAGGAGGTATCTTCCACACCTTGCCCGGACTCAACCGGTCAGAAGCGTTGGATGGTTTTGTGGCTGCTGCGCACACTACAGAGGCCCGAACATGGGCAGAGCAGAGGGGCTTCCTTTGCCTCACGGCCCGCAACACAGAAGAGTTGCAGCAACAATTGCCACTCTTCATGAACCATAAGGGAGACCGGCCTGTTCTACTGGAGGTGTTCACCTCTATGGAGGAGAACAGCAAACATATCGCATCCTATTATCAACAACTTAAAAACAACAGAAAATGA
- the menB gene encoding 1,4-dihydroxy-2-naphthoyl-CoA synthase, whose amino-acid sequence MIRREWITIKEYEDILFDLYNGIARITINRPRYRNAFTPTTTGEMSDALRLCREMEEVSVVVLTGAGDKAFCSGGDQNVKGKGGYIGKDGVPRLNVLDVQKQIRSIPKPVIAMVNGYAIGGGHVLHVVCDLTIASENAIFGQTGPRVGSFDAGFGSSYLARIVGQKKAREIWFLCRQYNAQEALDMGLVNKIVPFDRLEDEVVEWAETMMQHSPLALRMIKAGLNAELDGQAGIQELAGDATMLYYLTEEAQEGKQAFLEKRKPDFKKFPKLP is encoded by the coding sequence ATGATACGGAGAGAATGGATTACCATCAAAGAATACGAAGATATCCTCTTTGATCTTTACAACGGAATTGCACGAATCACCATCAACCGGCCGCGATACCGCAACGCCTTCACCCCAACCACGACCGGAGAGATGAGCGACGCCCTGCGCCTTTGTCGTGAGATGGAAGAGGTAAGTGTAGTGGTGCTCACCGGTGCGGGTGACAAAGCCTTCTGCTCGGGTGGCGACCAGAACGTAAAGGGTAAGGGAGGCTATATCGGCAAGGACGGTGTTCCACGCCTCAACGTGCTGGATGTACAGAAACAGATTCGCTCCATTCCCAAGCCGGTGATCGCCATGGTAAACGGCTACGCCATCGGCGGAGGACATGTACTGCACGTAGTGTGCGACCTGACTATCGCTTCCGAGAACGCCATCTTCGGACAAACGGGCCCCCGCGTGGGTAGCTTCGACGCCGGTTTCGGATCTTCATACCTGGCCCGCATCGTGGGACAGAAAAAAGCACGGGAGATATGGTTTCTCTGCCGCCAGTACAACGCACAGGAGGCGCTCGATATGGGACTGGTGAACAAGATAGTGCCTTTCGACCGCCTCGAGGATGAGGTGGTGGAATGGGCCGAGACAATGATGCAACACAGCCCCCTGGCGCTGCGCATGATCAAGGCCGGGCTCAACGCCGAACTGGACGGACAGGCAGGCATCCAGGAGCTGGCGGGAGACGCCACCATGCTCTACTACCTGACCGAGGAGGCACAGGAAGGGAAACAAGCGTTCCTGGAAAAACGGAAACCCGATTTCAAAAAGTTTCCCAAACTACCCTGA
- a CDS encoding PaaI family thioesterase, translating into MDDKTQHPINAAYRGTLMDTLGITFTHLSPGRTEAVMQVDKRVCQPFGLLHGGATLALAESVAGQGSLTLCAPDEMAAGIQVSGNHISPAKEGDQVHAVGTLVHQGRSSHIWNIDIFTSAGRLVSTVRVVNSILKRK; encoded by the coding sequence ATGGACGATAAGACTCAACATCCGATAAATGCCGCGTACCGGGGTACACTCATGGATACGCTGGGCATCACCTTCACACACCTGTCTCCCGGCCGCACGGAGGCAGTAATGCAGGTCGATAAACGAGTATGCCAGCCGTTCGGTTTGTTGCACGGAGGCGCCACACTGGCCCTTGCGGAATCGGTGGCCGGACAGGGATCGTTAACCCTTTGTGCGCCGGACGAGATGGCGGCAGGCATACAAGTCAGCGGCAACCATATTTCACCGGCAAAGGAAGGTGACCAGGTGCACGCCGTAGGAACGCTCGTTCACCAGGGACGCTCCTCCCACATTTGGAATATTGACATCTTCACTTCAGCAGGCAGGTTGGTTTCAACTGTCCGTGTGGTGAATAGCATACTGAAGCGAAAATGA
- a CDS encoding LamG domain-containing protein, whose protein sequence is MKKRTFIYQLVLITVLGLVISSCFQDLGQNPPFDYPEEPPKPPISEDGQLFYMTFNDNYKDARSNKEASITGNPGFAGGKVEKAYAGAKDSYLTFKLSDMPAALGPAVTVGFWYKVNASPDRAGIIVIGPVSEGAPANAQNNRTSGFRIFRENAGGKQRIKANVGNGTADGWLDGGDKADIDPTISPWKYLALVLTEGKAFFYIDGEEVASSDLSKVSWAGCDIMSIGSGEPRFNEWGHLSDNSLIDELRIYNKALTASQIKEIVNHDTE, encoded by the coding sequence ATGAAGAAAAGAACATTTATTTATCAACTTGTATTGATAACCGTTTTAGGATTGGTGATCTCTTCCTGTTTCCAGGACTTGGGCCAAAATCCACCGTTCGACTATCCTGAGGAGCCTCCGAAACCGCCCATCAGTGAAGACGGACAACTATTTTACATGACATTCAACGACAATTATAAGGATGCTAGAAGTAATAAAGAGGCTTCCATAACAGGAAATCCCGGATTTGCGGGGGGAAAGGTTGAAAAAGCCTATGCCGGAGCTAAAGACAGCTACCTCACCTTTAAGTTATCCGATATGCCGGCAGCGCTTGGACCCGCTGTAACAGTAGGATTCTGGTATAAAGTAAATGCCAGTCCCGACAGAGCAGGTATCATCGTGATCGGTCCTGTATCGGAAGGAGCGCCTGCAAATGCGCAAAACAACAGGACATCGGGTTTCCGGATATTCCGCGAAAATGCAGGGGGAAAACAACGAATCAAAGCCAATGTAGGCAACGGAACTGCAGACGGCTGGCTTGACGGAGGGGATAAAGCCGACATCGATCCCACCATCTCCCCGTGGAAATACCTTGCGTTGGTATTGACTGAGGGAAAAGCGTTTTTCTATATCGACGGGGAGGAAGTAGCCTCATCCGATTTATCAAAAGTAAGCTGGGCCGGATGCGACATAATGTCTATCGGATCGGGAGAACCTCGTTTCAACGAATGGGGGCACCTCTCGGACAACAGTTTGATCGATGAGCTGCGGATATACAATAAGGCGTTGACTGCATCACAGATCAAGGAAATTGTAAATCACGATACGGAATAG